From a single Chitinophaga sp. Cy-1792 genomic region:
- a CDS encoding M12 family metallopeptidase: protein MKLFFVPLTISILFLSACKKDVTVQQTSTPPTEKSGIGPRAAFFHQDREADEIIELKSAGKPLYIERFGDKYVLEGDIVLGKEQLEMLRQGSNDQNARNYIAGFAKRWSGINPTNKKSVIPYTVNGNVTAQGQWQITNAISEWEYYTNISFVPRTTQTDYVEFVLSTVNDSPIGRQGGKQIINFIQSDWYGSLAHEIGHALGMFHEQSRADRDNYIIIKWDNIKEAKKHNYQTYIARGYSGYDLGTFDFNSIMLYGSFTDDLNFVINPSLPQMTKLDGSTFDANRWGLSSGDIETIAYIYGPPFARIEKINIYDNEDPSGLGGYNARDEFIIKFYQDAAGTIPYTLNSSKRVNISVYRTQWVASMNRYWDYTDPLQVIIPAGVQSYSLGEYDSFENSYLGYVSDGVNYQMGVNEAYFTR, encoded by the coding sequence ATGAAACTATTTTTTGTACCGTTAACCATTAGCATTTTGTTTTTAAGTGCTTGTAAGAAGGATGTCACTGTACAACAAACTTCAACTCCACCAACGGAAAAATCAGGCATAGGCCCAAGAGCCGCTTTCTTCCACCAGGACAGAGAAGCCGACGAAATAATAGAATTGAAGTCTGCCGGCAAACCACTTTACATTGAGCGATTTGGTGATAAATATGTACTGGAAGGGGATATCGTACTTGGAAAGGAACAGTTGGAAATGCTCAGACAAGGCAGCAATGACCAAAACGCGAGAAACTATATCGCTGGATTTGCTAAAAGATGGTCAGGCATTAACCCGACAAATAAAAAATCAGTGATCCCTTACACTGTCAATGGTAATGTTACTGCCCAGGGACAATGGCAAATTACCAATGCAATTTCTGAATGGGAGTATTATACGAATATCTCATTTGTTCCAAGAACAACCCAGACAGATTATGTTGAATTTGTACTGAGCACAGTTAATGACTCTCCAATCGGAAGACAAGGAGGTAAACAAATCATCAACTTCATCCAGAGTGACTGGTATGGTTCCCTGGCACATGAAATCGGACATGCCCTGGGAATGTTCCACGAACAAAGCCGTGCAGACCGCGATAACTATATCATTATAAAGTGGGATAATATTAAGGAAGCCAAGAAACATAACTACCAAACGTATATTGCACGGGGATATAGCGGGTATGATTTAGGTACGTTTGATTTTAATTCCATTATGCTTTACGGCTCCTTTACAGATGACCTGAATTTTGTGATCAATCCTAGTTTGCCACAAATGACCAAATTAGATGGCAGCACCTTTGACGCCAATCGTTGGGGACTTTCCAGCGGTGATATTGAGACGATCGCATACATTTATGGTCCTCCATTTGCACGCATCGAAAAAATTAATATTTACGACAATGAAGATCCTTCAGGTTTAGGAGGATATAATGCCAGAGATGAATTTATCATCAAATTCTACCAGGATGCTGCAGGTACCATCCCGTATACACTCAACAGCTCTAAAAGAGTTAATATCAGCGTATACAGAACCCAATGGGTAGCAAGTATGAACCGCTACTGGGATTATACAGATCCATTACAAGTGATAATACCGGCAGGTGTGCAATCCTATTCTCTCGGAGAATATGACTCCTTTGAAAACAGCTACCTCGGCTATGTGTCAGATGGTGTTAATTACCAGATGGGAGTGAACGAAGCCTATTTCACCAGATAA